One genomic segment of Hordeum vulgare subsp. vulgare chromosome 2H, MorexV3_pseudomolecules_assembly, whole genome shotgun sequence includes these proteins:
- the LOC123427744 gene encoding uncharacterized protein LOC123427744 isoform X1, with translation MAAPTSRAGNVTMRLPDEKTISWPETVAGKIQEGLYKVRLIERFAEDADRDIEVLEKEVEGMAAEMEIEMQLDEYCLDLDDMRKARQDYGAGPLSEAEERSLRQIRDLAASAIADYETRVGPVPAYHGAINILSNTIPLELPRPLAKALASSSASRHNSQSSI, from the exons ATGGCAGCACCGACGTCCAGGGCCGGCAATGTTACCATG AGGCTGCCGGATGAGAAGACGATCAGCTGGCCAGAGACGGTGGCTGGGAAGATCCAGGAAGGGCTGTACAAGGTGCGGTTGATTGAACGCTTTGCAGAGGACGCGGACCGCGACATCGAGGTGCTTGAGAAAGAGGTGGAGGGCATGGCGGCGGAGATGGAGATCGAGATGCAGCTCGACGAGTACTGCCTCGACCTCGACGACATGCGCAAGGCGCGCCAGGACTACGGTGCAGGTCCACTCTCCGAGGCGGAGGAGCGGTCCCTCCGCCAAATCCGCGACCTCGCCGCCTCCGCCATCGCCGACTACGAAACCCGCGTCGGCCCCGTCCCGGCCTACCACGGCGCCATCAATATCCTCAGCAACACCATCCCCTTGGAGCTCCCCCGCCCCTTAGCCAAGGCTTTGGCCTCCTCTTCGGCTTCTCGCCATAATTCACAG AGTAGCATCTAG
- the LOC123427744 gene encoding uncharacterized protein LOC123427744 isoform X2, translating into MAAPTSRAGNVTMRLPDEKTISWPETVAGKIQEGLYKVRLIERFAEDADRDIEVLEKEVEGMAAEMEIEMQLDEYCLDLDDMRKARQDYGAGPLSEAEERSLRQIRDLAASAIADYETRVGPVPAYHGAINILSNTIPLELPRPLAKALASSSASRHNSQGC; encoded by the exons ATGGCAGCACCGACGTCCAGGGCCGGCAATGTTACCATG AGGCTGCCGGATGAGAAGACGATCAGCTGGCCAGAGACGGTGGCTGGGAAGATCCAGGAAGGGCTGTACAAGGTGCGGTTGATTGAACGCTTTGCAGAGGACGCGGACCGCGACATCGAGGTGCTTGAGAAAGAGGTGGAGGGCATGGCGGCGGAGATGGAGATCGAGATGCAGCTCGACGAGTACTGCCTCGACCTCGACGACATGCGCAAGGCGCGCCAGGACTACGGTGCAGGTCCACTCTCCGAGGCGGAGGAGCGGTCCCTCCGCCAAATCCGCGACCTCGCCGCCTCCGCCATCGCCGACTACGAAACCCGCGTCGGCCCCGTCCCGGCCTACCACGGCGCCATCAATATCCTCAGCAACACCATCCCCTTGGAGCTCCCCCGCCCCTTAGCCAAGGCTTTGGCCTCCTCTTCGGCTTCTCGCCATAATTCACAG